In Phycisphaerales bacterium, the following are encoded in one genomic region:
- a CDS encoding thioredoxin domain-containing protein, whose product MPKPATSTPIRTAIATGLLAASLALTACAITAPGDTAAMTPADAQRLASAADGAEVVAVVMRADWCGPCRQLEPKFEEALAALPAGRVRVIEADYTDRRDPSATQTLQGAGLASLAETNGGATGVVYLLDADSGEVLGRIAGGGASVEEIRRTLDDALAQAG is encoded by the coding sequence ATGCCCAAGCCCGCCACTTCGACCCCCATCCGCACCGCCATCGCCACCGGCCTGCTGGCCGCCTCGCTCGCGCTCACCGCCTGCGCCATCACGGCCCCGGGCGACACCGCCGCCATGACCCCCGCCGACGCCCAGCGCCTGGCGAGCGCCGCCGACGGGGCCGAGGTGGTCGCCGTTGTCATGCGGGCGGACTGGTGCGGCCCGTGCAGGCAACTCGAGCCGAAGTTCGAGGAGGCCCTGGCCGCCCTGCCCGCCGGCCGCGTCCGCGTGATCGAGGCCGACTACACCGACCGGCGCGACCCGAGCGCCACGCAGACGCTCCAGGGCGCGGGCCTGGCGAGCCTGGCCGAGACCAACGGCGGGGCCACCGGCGTGGTCTACCTGCTGGACGCCGATTCGGGCGAGGTCCTGGGCCGGATCGCCGGCGGGGGCGCGAGCGTCGAGGAGATCCGCCGGACCCTCGACGACGCGCTGGCGCAGGCGGGCTGA